A window of Microbacterium luteolum contains these coding sequences:
- a CDS encoding ABC transporter substrate-binding protein — protein MFTARGKRSVLAVGLVAAATLALSACGGNPLDEPSSDAGSGSGDSETIVVGSQGYYSNEIIAEIYAQALEGAGFTVETKLNIGQRDAYMPEVESGEIDVFPEYTGSLLEYLSDDEIDVTSPEDVYTALTEALPEGLTALDYAEASDQDTYTVLKSFAEANNLKTIEDLKNVTSTVTIGAPPEFEQRPYNPAAAKEVYGVDLAFSATGPTTLESLLAGEIQVADIYTADPAFETEDIVALEDPKNLIISSNVVPIVSSDIADKVSDVLNAISAKLTAEELVSLNVLSTVDQQSSADIAKKWLEDNDLV, from the coding sequence TCGCCGTCGGCCTGGTGGCCGCGGCGACACTCGCCCTGTCCGCCTGCGGCGGCAACCCGCTCGACGAGCCGTCGAGCGACGCCGGATCCGGATCGGGCGACTCCGAGACGATCGTCGTCGGCTCGCAGGGGTACTACTCCAACGAGATCATCGCCGAGATCTACGCCCAGGCGCTCGAGGGTGCCGGCTTCACGGTCGAGACGAAGCTCAACATCGGTCAGCGCGACGCGTACATGCCCGAGGTCGAGTCCGGTGAGATCGACGTCTTCCCCGAGTACACCGGCAGCCTGCTGGAGTACCTCTCGGACGACGAGATCGATGTCACCTCGCCGGAAGACGTCTACACGGCCCTCACCGAGGCGCTGCCCGAGGGCCTGACCGCCCTCGACTACGCCGAGGCGTCCGACCAGGACACCTACACGGTGCTCAAGAGCTTCGCCGAGGCCAACAACCTCAAGACGATCGAAGACCTCAAGAACGTCACCTCGACCGTCACGATCGGCGCCCCGCCGGAGTTCGAGCAGCGTCCGTACAACCCGGCCGCCGCCAAGGAGGTCTACGGCGTCGACCTGGCGTTCTCGGCCACCGGCCCGACGACGCTCGAGTCGCTGCTCGCCGGTGAGATCCAGGTCGCGGACATCTACACCGCAGACCCTGCCTTCGAGACCGAGGACATCGTCGCGCTCGAAGACCCGAAGAACCTGATCATCTCGTCGAACGTCGTGCCGATCGTCTCGAGCGACATCGCCGACAAGGTGTCGGATGTGCTCAACGCCATCAGCGCGAAGCTGACGGCCGAGGAGCTCGTGTCGCTGAACGTGCTGAGCACGGTCGACCAGCAGTCGTCGGCCGACATCGCGAAGAAGTGGCTCGAGGACAACGACCTCGTCTGA